CAAACAAGCCTCTATCGAGCAGGACGGTACCATCCTCGAAGCCCTGTCCAACGCCATGTTTCGCGTGGAATTGGAAAATGGACACCAGTTGATTGCCCACATCTCGGGCAAGATGCGGATGCACTACATCAAGATTCTGCCCGGCGACAAGGTGAAGCTCGAAATGTCGCCCTACGACTTATCAAAGGGGCGGATTAAGTATCGTTACAAGTAAATTTTTTCGTTCTTTTCAAGGTCATGAAAGTAAAAACCTCGGTGAAGAAACGTAGTGTTGATTGCAAAATCATCCGTCGCAACGGTAAGCTCTACGTTATCAACAAGAAGAACCCCCGCTTCAAGCAGCGTCAGGGCTAAATCAATTTTCAGAAACCCGGAGCCTTGGGTACTGGCTAAGCTGCTTTTGCTTAGTCGCCTTCCAAGCCGCTGCCGGGCTTTCTGGTCCGCAAACATCTTACAACCATTATGGCTCGTAT
The genomic region above belongs to Hymenobacter psoromatis and contains:
- the rpmJ gene encoding 50S ribosomal protein L36, with protein sequence MKVKTSVKKRSVDCKIIRRNGKLYVINKKNPRFKQRQG
- the infA gene encoding translation initiation factor IF-1, with protein sequence MAKQASIEQDGTILEALSNAMFRVELENGHQLIAHISGKMRMHYIKILPGDKVKLEMSPYDLSKGRIKYRYK